A genome region from Alkalimarinus coralli includes the following:
- the fhuB gene encoding Fe(3+)-hydroxamate ABC transporter permease FhuB codes for MQIQSGKRYTLTIILLPLTLLGYATIDSTLDLNTLWALVWGQETIEFEEFRFVYATLPRAVLAMLVGGILGLVGSVLQQATQNRLLSPMTLGASSGAWLALVCASVWAPALVGHYSAWLAMGGATLSVILVLLIAGNQGLSGLPVILAGMAVHILLGAIASAVILLNDQYAKNLFIWGAGDLTQTSWDWVVWLLPKATIAIAVILFAHRPLTLLRLGEQSAQARGLALFPMLSILLLASLWLLSSAITAVGVISFIGLLTPNIARALGARNARDELAYSTLLGAILLLLTDTIAIIFSTWSANLVPSGTTAALVGAPALLWFARQKMTAQDQSALQLPKGANFVKPVTWAAMLFAVLALLIISIAFSPSVQGWQFAWPSELIFSLRWPRTVTAIAAGAGMAIAGVLLQRLIRNPLASPDILGLSSGATLMLVLTTIFVGGSVHDAGTAVAFAGSMGVLGIIILLGKRHNYAPGKIVLFGIALSALIEALVHFALSKGDDSVYSILGWLAGSTYRATGQGAIILLAGVLLLFSACLATSRWLTLISTGDAIAMARGLAAPKARLSLLVIASLLCALITAFMGPVAFVGLLAPHIASILGAKKALPQLVLATLTGILLMLFSDWLGRTMLYPMQMPAGTIASIVGGCYFVYLLALPRLSRTRANGLR; via the coding sequence ATGCAGATACAATCCGGCAAACGATATACCCTGACAATTATACTACTCCCCCTTACGCTTCTGGGCTATGCAACCATAGACTCCACTCTTGACCTGAATACTCTTTGGGCGCTTGTGTGGGGGCAGGAAACTATTGAATTCGAAGAGTTTCGATTCGTTTACGCAACACTGCCCAGAGCTGTTCTTGCTATGCTCGTTGGGGGTATTCTTGGCCTTGTCGGCAGTGTGCTGCAACAGGCCACACAGAACAGACTGTTGTCTCCCATGACATTAGGGGCTTCATCCGGGGCATGGTTGGCACTGGTCTGTGCGAGTGTATGGGCTCCCGCATTAGTCGGTCATTACAGCGCCTGGTTAGCGATGGGTGGTGCCACATTATCGGTCATACTGGTACTACTCATTGCTGGTAACCAAGGTTTGAGTGGTTTGCCCGTCATACTGGCCGGTATGGCGGTACATATTTTATTGGGGGCAATCGCCTCAGCCGTAATACTACTTAACGACCAGTACGCCAAGAACCTCTTTATCTGGGGCGCAGGAGATCTGACACAGACAAGCTGGGATTGGGTCGTATGGTTATTGCCAAAAGCAACTATTGCCATTGCCGTTATTCTCTTCGCCCATCGCCCGCTTACACTGCTAAGGCTGGGAGAACAAAGCGCTCAGGCTCGTGGACTTGCGCTATTTCCCATGCTTTCAATACTTCTGCTGGCATCATTATGGCTGTTATCCAGTGCGATTACCGCTGTGGGGGTCATCAGTTTTATTGGCTTATTGACACCTAATATTGCACGGGCTCTAGGAGCCAGAAACGCCAGAGATGAGCTTGCCTACAGCACGCTACTAGGAGCAATACTGCTACTGCTGACAGACACAATCGCCATTATATTCAGTACCTGGAGCGCCAACCTTGTACCCAGTGGCACCACGGCTGCACTGGTCGGGGCACCGGCACTTTTATGGTTTGCCCGACAAAAAATGACCGCACAAGACCAGTCAGCCTTGCAGTTACCCAAGGGGGCAAACTTCGTAAAACCTGTAACTTGGGCCGCCATGCTTTTTGCGGTCTTGGCACTACTTATTATCTCTATCGCCTTCTCGCCCAGTGTGCAAGGGTGGCAATTTGCCTGGCCATCTGAGCTTATTTTTTCACTCCGATGGCCTCGTACCGTCACCGCAATAGCCGCTGGTGCCGGTATGGCAATAGCAGGGGTACTATTGCAGCGTTTAATAAGAAACCCGCTTGCCAGCCCCGATATATTGGGTTTATCTTCCGGGGCAACGCTGATGCTGGTGCTCACTACGATTTTTGTTGGAGGTTCCGTTCACGACGCAGGAACGGCCGTGGCATTCGCTGGTAGCATGGGCGTATTAGGTATCATTATATTGCTTGGTAAGCGGCACAACTACGCTCCGGGGAAGATAGTCCTGTTTGGCATAGCTCTGTCCGCACTGATAGAGGCACTGGTGCATTTTGCGCTATCGAAAGGAGATGACAGCGTATATAGTATTCTCGGTTGGCTCGCAGGCTCTACTTACAGAGCGACAGGACAAGGCGCAATAATATTACTGGCAGGTGTCCTATTATTGTTCAGCGCTTGTCTCGCTACCTCTCGATGGTTAACGCTAATCTCAACAGGCGACGCAATAGCAATGGCACGCGGGCTGGCAGCACCAAAAGCACGGCTAAGCTTGCTGGTTATCGCTTCCCTACTCTGCGCACTTATTACGGCCTTTATGGGCCCCGTCGCATTTGTAGGTTTGTTAGCCCCCCATATCGCCTCCATCCTCGGGGCAAAAAAAGCACTTCCACAACTGGTTTTAGCAACACTAACCGGGATATTACTGATGTTATTTTCGGATTGGCTTGGCCGAACAATGCTATACCCGATGCAAATGCCTGCTGGAACAATCGCCTCGATAGTCGGCGGTTGTTACTTTGTCTATTTACTGGCGCTACCCAGGCTCAGCCGGACAAGGGCTAACGGGTTACGATGA
- a CDS encoding ABC transporter substrate-binding protein: MNRFISLLLFAILSLWLPAISSHAQPVSITDSLGVHHFDESPTRIITLPWSITEMLLELKVTPLGVAGIEDYKKWVARPEIPQAVFDIGSRNEPNIERIAELKPDLIVISFQQRDLIETLSAIAPVLYFETFSASHNNYQTSKDIFIRLAKLLNRERFAIQRLSSMDKRVSELRAELQKHFKGEIPKVTPIRFNNTALAWIYGENSMPQYALELLGIQPGLPQPNSQWGITQKKVIELGRVNEGAVLHFLPYEQADTLFSTPLWRAMPFVRKNKFAAVRPTWTYGGPVSVLYLAEAMTASLLSIHSN; the protein is encoded by the coding sequence ATGAATCGTTTTATTTCCCTACTCTTATTTGCCATATTGTCGTTATGGCTACCCGCCATATCGAGTCATGCGCAACCGGTGAGCATCACCGATAGCCTTGGAGTGCACCATTTTGACGAGTCTCCCACACGAATAATCACGCTGCCGTGGTCAATCACTGAAATGCTGCTTGAGCTCAAGGTCACTCCACTTGGCGTTGCAGGGATAGAAGACTATAAAAAATGGGTTGCACGGCCCGAAATTCCACAAGCGGTATTCGATATAGGCTCCCGAAACGAACCCAACATTGAACGAATAGCTGAGCTTAAGCCCGACCTTATTGTTATCTCGTTTCAGCAACGAGACCTTATAGAAACCCTTTCGGCAATCGCCCCGGTATTGTATTTCGAAACATTTTCGGCCTCCCACAATAACTACCAAACATCGAAAGACATTTTTATAAGACTCGCTAAATTACTTAACCGTGAACGCTTTGCCATACAGCGATTGAGTAGTATGGATAAACGTGTAAGCGAACTCAGAGCAGAACTACAGAAGCACTTTAAAGGAGAGATTCCGAAAGTAACCCCGATCAGGTTCAACAACACTGCGCTGGCATGGATTTATGGTGAGAACTCAATGCCTCAATATGCGCTTGAGCTATTGGGAATACAACCAGGGCTTCCTCAACCTAATTCGCAATGGGGCATCACGCAGAAAAAGGTCATTGAACTGGGCAGAGTGAATGAAGGAGCGGTACTCCACTTCTTGCCCTATGAACAAGCCGATACACTATTTAGCACACCACTTTGGCGTGCGATGCCATTTGTTCGCAAAAATAAATTTGCAGCAGTAAGACCAACCTGGACCTATGGTGGCCCCGTATCAGTGCTGTACCTGGCTGAAGCGATGACCGCCTCACTTCTTAGCATTCATTCAAACTAA
- a CDS encoding flavodoxin, whose translation MSKLLDANIGLIYGTDTNNTEQVGERISHELEGHGCSVTMLNVIETSVEVLNSFDFLIMGIPTWDFGGIQEDWEDFEVELLSAELGDKQVALFGLGDQFGYGDYFVDAMGWLYKHVTSIGAKVIGHWPTEGYEFEASLAANSEKSHFVGLAIDEDQQFDLTDGRIAKWVKQLMLEYTAV comes from the coding sequence ATGAGTAAATTATTGGATGCCAATATTGGTCTGATTTATGGAACGGATACCAATAATACAGAGCAGGTTGGTGAGCGAATTAGCCATGAACTGGAAGGTCATGGCTGTTCGGTGACCATGCTGAATGTGATAGAAACAAGCGTTGAAGTTTTGAATAGCTTTGATTTTCTTATTATGGGTATACCCACATGGGATTTTGGCGGTATTCAGGAGGACTGGGAAGACTTTGAGGTAGAGCTGTTAAGTGCCGAGCTGGGGGACAAACAAGTGGCGCTCTTTGGTTTGGGTGACCAATTTGGATATGGTGACTACTTTGTAGATGCAATGGGCTGGTTATATAAGCATGTCACCAGTATTGGGGCAAAGGTGATCGGCCATTGGCCGACTGAAGGTTATGAGTTTGAGGCGTCTTTGGCTGCGAATAGCGAGAAGTCTCACTTCGTCGGGTTGGCAATAGATGAGGATCAGCAGTTTGACCTGACAGACGGGCGTATTGCCAAATGGGTGAAACAGCTAATGCTGGAGTATACCGCTGTCTGA
- a CDS encoding ComF family protein, producing MINKAMELSTKFIKMVNGLYPRQTIQEAVSQKHCYLCDTTTYEKHPICNGCKGDLPFNQSCCTGCALPLPVITRHDESSLTQKRLCGACLQRPTIYTQCFSAFSYTFPVNALISDFKYSQKRHLGKLLSDLAAGIIEEQFKTGQLSRPDKLVPVPLHADKLHARGFNQSEDICRDLSQRLKIGFDRNCIVRQLNNPAQASLSKKQRQKNLAQAFSVQKRLDGEIIALVDDVITTGATADMLSNLLLEAGAKEVYVWSLARTPLER from the coding sequence ATGATAAACAAGGCAATGGAGCTGTCAACCAAATTTATAAAAATGGTTAACGGGCTTTACCCACGGCAAACAATACAAGAAGCGGTCTCGCAAAAACATTGCTACTTATGCGATACAACCACCTATGAGAAGCACCCAATCTGCAACGGATGTAAGGGAGACCTCCCTTTTAACCAGTCATGTTGCACAGGCTGCGCGCTCCCACTACCTGTCATAACAAGACACGACGAAAGTTCATTGACGCAGAAAAGACTTTGCGGTGCATGTTTGCAACGCCCTACCATCTACACGCAGTGCTTCTCGGCCTTCAGCTACACATTCCCTGTTAACGCGCTAATCAGTGACTTTAAGTACAGCCAAAAGCGGCATTTAGGAAAGCTTCTTTCAGATCTGGCAGCAGGCATTATCGAAGAGCAATTCAAGACCGGTCAGCTAAGCAGACCAGATAAGCTGGTTCCTGTTCCTCTTCACGCTGATAAACTACATGCAAGGGGGTTTAATCAGTCAGAGGATATATGCAGAGACCTGAGCCAGCGCCTCAAGATAGGTTTTGATCGCAACTGCATAGTACGGCAACTTAACAACCCTGCTCAAGCATCTCTAAGCAAAAAACAACGCCAAAAGAATCTGGCTCAAGCATTTAGCGTTCAAAAAAGGCTGGACGGTGAAATCATCGCGCTTGTTGATGATGTCATAACCACAGGTGCAACAGCGGATATGTTAAGCAACCTGTTACTTGAAGCGGGCGCAAAAGAGGTCTATGTCTGGAGTCTGGCAAGAACACCACTAGAGCGTTAA
- a CDS encoding siderophore ferric iron reductase, with protein MNQLYPEQKSDIDPELDYLIKAAQHFSPSLKGVIGAHQPGMIKHGEDNQKAIALLYQRLQTAHPEAGMPYWSVRAWSLLVWQPIYLALIGVHQLNIVVPIDKISQTRTAESVAGFVIPSDSYIRSNINDLIGVSGGQLKSICNATFDQLSEVTRIRKVSAMRLVADTLLAALNRLKHSNSQLTNQHIINLGELWLSALELSGQSSYMPIKLSSGREQLVLNRKGCCMHYRRQDGVLCASCPKQKLPLRVERCCKQFSSSN; from the coding sequence ATGAACCAACTCTATCCGGAACAAAAATCAGACATAGACCCTGAACTAGATTACTTGATAAAGGCCGCTCAGCACTTTTCCCCTTCGTTAAAGGGGGTCATTGGAGCGCACCAGCCAGGGATGATCAAACACGGCGAAGATAACCAGAAAGCGATCGCCCTACTTTACCAGCGTCTGCAAACAGCTCACCCCGAAGCAGGCATGCCATACTGGTCGGTACGTGCGTGGAGCCTTCTGGTTTGGCAACCCATTTACCTGGCGCTAATTGGTGTCCACCAACTCAATATCGTGGTTCCCATCGATAAAATCAGCCAAACCCGAACCGCTGAGAGCGTTGCCGGATTTGTCATACCCAGTGATTCATATATTAGAAGTAACATTAATGACCTCATCGGTGTTTCCGGGGGGCAGCTAAAAAGCATTTGTAATGCTACTTTTGACCAACTCAGCGAAGTCACCCGCATACGAAAAGTAAGCGCAATGCGGCTGGTAGCTGACACTCTGCTGGCCGCTTTAAATCGCCTTAAGCACTCTAACAGCCAGCTAACCAATCAACACATCATTAACCTTGGAGAACTCTGGCTCTCTGCCTTGGAACTCTCGGGCCAAAGCAGTTATATGCCCATTAAATTATCAAGTGGGCGGGAGCAGTTGGTTCTCAATAGAAAGGGGTGCTGTATGCACTACCGACGTCAAGATGGGGTGCTCTGTGCGTCCTGCCCGAAACAAAAACTACCGTTAAGAGTTGAGCGATGCTGCAAGCAGTTTAGTTCTTCAAATTAG
- a CDS encoding ABC transporter ATP-binding protein, with translation MIRLSNIVMNRDGREILNVNDLSIAPDKFTVILGHNGSGKSTLLNLIARQTKPDHGNITYNNRSIRQFSQRKLAQEIAFLPQQLPPVAGLSVRELVRLGRYPWRGTLGRWTSSDAQIIQEAMIQTDIANYAEHMTDQLSGGERQRAWVAMLLAQQAPVLMLDEPTSALDLPHQYELMTLLRQLNRESGKGIIVILHDVNLAARYADRIVALKQGKVWLEGKPDELLTSPALSDLYGINIQLIDHPTLNHSIAVVA, from the coding sequence ATGATTAGACTATCCAATATAGTAATGAACAGGGATGGCCGAGAGATATTGAACGTTAACGATCTCAGCATTGCGCCAGATAAATTTACCGTCATTCTTGGTCACAACGGCTCAGGTAAGTCGACGTTGCTAAACCTCATCGCACGGCAAACTAAACCCGACCATGGCAACATTACCTATAACAACCGCTCAATTAGGCAGTTTTCTCAGAGAAAGCTAGCTCAGGAAATCGCATTTTTACCTCAACAGCTACCTCCGGTTGCCGGCCTATCCGTAAGAGAACTTGTCCGGTTAGGACGCTACCCATGGCGAGGAACATTGGGTCGATGGACGTCAAGTGACGCTCAAATCATTCAAGAAGCAATGATTCAAACAGATATTGCCAATTATGCGGAACATATGACCGATCAACTATCAGGGGGTGAGCGACAACGTGCATGGGTGGCCATGTTACTTGCGCAACAAGCGCCAGTGTTGATGCTGGATGAACCCACTTCTGCACTGGATTTACCCCATCAGTACGAGCTAATGACATTGCTGCGCCAACTCAATAGAGAGTCGGGTAAGGGCATCATCGTCATTTTGCATGACGTTAATCTAGCTGCACGCTACGCAGACCGCATTGTGGCACTTAAGCAGGGAAAGGTTTGGCTGGAAGGCAAGCCAGATGAACTGCTCACCTCACCCGCCTTGTCTGACCTGTACGGAATTAATATCCAACTTATCGACCACCCCACACTTAACCACTCAATCGCTGTTGTCGCCTAA
- the bioB gene encoding biotin synthase BioB, translated as MTTTAIRHDWNVTEVEALLALPFNDLMFKAQSVHREHFDPNAVQISTLLSIKTGSCPEDCKYCPQSAHYNTGLEKEKLLEIEKVIKAAKEAKENGSSRFCMGAAWRNPNDRDMPLVLDMVKQVKSMGMETCMTLGMLTEEQADTLAEAGLDYYNHNLDTSEQHYENIITTRTYSDRLNTLANVRKSGMKVCSGGILGLGETVTDRAAMLAQLANMDVHPESVPINMLVKVEGTPLDHEDDVDPIEFVRTIAVARILMPASHVRLSAGREDMTDEMQALCFLAGANSIFYGCKLLTTANPSENEDMQLFKRLGIHPEHKQETKPEEQQNAALADALEHEKHKHIFYDAAR; from the coding sequence ATGACGACTACCGCAATTCGCCACGATTGGAATGTTACCGAAGTGGAAGCATTGTTAGCGTTGCCATTCAACGATCTGATGTTTAAAGCGCAATCGGTTCATAGAGAGCACTTTGACCCCAATGCGGTGCAAATCAGCACGTTACTATCCATTAAAACGGGATCCTGTCCTGAGGATTGCAAATACTGCCCACAAAGCGCGCACTATAACACTGGCCTTGAAAAAGAAAAGCTGCTTGAAATTGAGAAGGTTATAAAAGCGGCAAAAGAAGCCAAAGAAAATGGCTCCAGCCGTTTCTGCATGGGGGCTGCATGGCGTAATCCGAATGACCGGGATATGCCTTTAGTGCTGGATATGGTTAAGCAGGTTAAATCTATGGGAATGGAAACCTGTATGACATTGGGGATGTTGACGGAAGAGCAGGCCGATACACTCGCGGAAGCGGGGCTGGACTACTATAACCATAACCTCGATACATCAGAGCAGCACTACGAAAATATTATTACTACCCGCACATACTCTGATCGCTTGAATACGCTGGCGAACGTGCGTAAGTCTGGCATGAAAGTGTGCAGTGGCGGAATTCTCGGATTGGGTGAAACCGTCACTGACCGGGCTGCAATGCTTGCTCAGTTGGCGAATATGGACGTTCACCCGGAAAGTGTACCGATTAATATGCTGGTTAAGGTTGAAGGGACACCCTTAGACCATGAAGATGATGTTGACCCTATTGAGTTTGTCCGCACTATCGCGGTGGCTCGCATCTTAATGCCCGCGTCTCATGTTCGCTTGTCTGCTGGCAGAGAGGATATGACAGACGAAATGCAGGCACTCTGTTTTCTGGCAGGCGCAAACTCGATTTTTTATGGCTGCAAACTGCTAACAACGGCCAACCCTTCAGAAAATGAAGATATGCAGCTATTCAAGCGTTTAGGTATTCACCCTGAGCATAAGCAGGAAACAAAACCGGAAGAGCAGCAGAATGCGGCGTTGGCCGATGCGTTAGAGCATGAGAAGCACAAGCATATTTTCTATGATGCGGCGCGATAG